Below is a window of Microbacterium saperdae DNA.
CCTCGGGGCGGAGTGCGCCGACCTCGAGCGTGCGGAAGTCCTCCCACACGCGCTCGAGCTTGGCGATCGCCTCGTCGGCACCCTTGCGGATGAGCGACATCTCCTTCTCGGCGGCGTCCTTGACCTTCTTCTTGACGTCGGCCTTGGCACCCTCGGCCTCGAGGGCAGCGAGCTCCTCCTCCAGGCGGGCGAGGCGCTCGGCGATCTTCGAGTCGCGACGGTCACCGAGCGTCTTGAGCTCGAGACGGATGTTGTTCTCCTGCGTGCCGAGATCGCGGTGACGAGCATCCTCGTCGACCGAGATCACCATGTACGCGGCGAAGTAGATGACCTTCTCGAGGTCCTTCGGCGCCATGTCGAGCAGGTAACCCAGACGCGAGGGCACGCCCTTGAAGTACCAGATGTGGGTGACGGGAGCGGCGAGCTCGATGTGACCCATGCGCTCACGACGGACGGAGCTCTTGGTGACCTCCACGCCGCAGCGCTCGCAGACGATGCCCTTGAAGCGGACACGCTTGTACTTTCCGCAGGCGCACTCCCAGTCGCGGGACGGGCCGAAGATCTGCTCTCCGAAGAGACCGTCCTTCTCCGGCTTCAGCGTGCGGTAGTTGATGGTTTCGGGCTTCTTGACCTCACCGTACGACCACGCGCGGATGTGGTCCGCAGTGGCCAGGCCGATGCGAAGCTCGTCGAAAGTGTTTGACTCGAGCACTAATTCTCCTGTGTCGGAATTCTTCTGAAGAAATCGGGGAGGCTGGGCCGCCGCACGGGGCGGCGGCCCAGACCTTAGATCTCGTCGATCGAGGCGGCCTCGAAGCGGCTGGAGATGTTGATTCCGAGCTCTTCCGCTGCACGGAAGGCCTCGTCGTCGGTGTCACGGAGGTTGACCAGCGTGCCGTCGGCCGAGAGCACCTCGACGTTCAGGCAGAGCGACTGCATCTCCTTCATGAGCACCTTGAAGGACTCGGGGATGCCGGGCTCCTGGATGTTCTCGCCCTTGACGATCGCCTCGTACACCTTGACGCGGCCGAGGATGTCGTCGGACTTGATCGTGAGGAGCTCCTGGAGCGCGTACGCGGCGCCGTAGGCCTCGAGGGCCCACACCTCCATCTCACCGAAGCGCTGTCCACCGAACTGCGCCTTACCACCGAGCGGCTGCTGGGTGATCATCGAGTACGGACCCGTGGAACGTGCGTGGATCTTGTCGTCGACCAGGTGGTGCAGCTTCAGGATGTACATGTAGCCCACGGAGATCGGAGCCGGGAACGGCTCGCCGGAGCGGCCGTCGAACAGCTGCGTCTTTCCGGTCGAGTCGATCAGGCGCACGCCGTCGCGGGTCGGGGTGGTCACGTTGAGGAGACCGGCGATCTCCTCCTCGCTCGCACCGTCGAACACCGGGGTGGCGACCTTCGTGTTGGGAGCGGCTTCGAATGCCTCTTCCGGCAGACGGGCGGCCCACTCGGGCTTGCCCTCGACCTTCCAGCCCTGCTTGGCGATCCACCCGAGGTGGGTCTCCAGCACCTGGCCGAAGTTCATTCGACCCGGGATGCCGAGCGGGTTCAGCACGATGTCGACCGGAGTTCCGTCCGCGAGGAACGGCATGTCCTCGATCGGGAGGATCTTCGCGATGACACCCTTGTTGCCGTGACGGCCGGCGAGCTTGTCACCCTCGGTGATCTTGCGCTTCTGGGCGATGTAGACCACGACGCGGCGGTTCACGCCGGAGCCGAGCTCGTCGTCGCCGTCCTCGGCGTTGAACTCCTTGACGGCGATGATCGTGCCCTGCTCACCGTGAGGCACCTTCAGCGAGGTGTCACGGACTTCGCGGCTCTTCTCGTTGAAGATCGCGCGGAGCAGACGCTCCTCGGCCGACAGCTCGGTCTCACCCTTCGGCGTGACCTTGCCGACGAGGATGTCGCCGGGGCGGACCTCGGCACCGATGCGGATGATGCCACGCTCGTCGAGGTCCTTCAGCAGCTCAGGGCTGACGTTGGGGAGGTCACGGGTGATCTCCTCCTTGCCGAGCTTGGTGTCGCGAGCGTCGACCTCGTACTCCTCGATGTGAATCGAAGAGAGGGTGTCGTCCTTCACCAGGTCCTGGCTGAGGATGATCGCGTCCTCGAAGTTGTAGCCTTCCCACGTCATGAACGCGACGAGGAGGTTCTTTCCGAGTGCCAGCTCACCGTTCTCGGTGGCGGGGCCATCGGCGATGACCTCTCCGACCTCGACGCGCTCACCGGCGTTGACGACGACCTTCTGGTTGTACGACGTGCCCTGGTTGGAGCGGTCGAACTTGCGGAGGTGGTATTCCTGCGTTCCCCCCTCGTCGAGCATGACGACGACGCGGTCCGCGGAGACCTCGGTGACGACACCGGCCTTCTCGGCGGTGAGCACGTCACCGGCGTCGATGGCCGTGTAGCCCTCCATACCGGTTCCGACGAGCGGCGAGTCGCTGCGCAGCAGCGGCACAGCCTGACGCTGCATGTTGGCACCCATGAGGGCGCGCTGTGCATCGTCGTGCTCGAGGAACGGCACGAGCGAGGTCGCGACCGACACCATCTGGCGCGGCGAGACGTCGATGTAGCCGATGTCCTCCGGGAGGAACATGTCGACCTCGCCGCTGCCGCCCTTGGGGCGGGCCAGGACGTGGCTCTCGATGAAGCGACCCTTGGCATCGAGCGGGGCGTTCGCCTGCGCGATGTTGAAGTCGACCTCTTCCGAAGCCGTGAGGTAGTCGATGTGCTCGGTGACGACGCCACCCTCGACCTTGCGGTACGGGGTCTCGATGAAACCGAACGAGTTGATGCGCGCGAACGTCGCGAGCGCACCGATCAGACCGATGTTCGGGCCTTCCGGGGTCTCGATCGGGCACATGCGGCCGTAGTGCGACGGGTGGACGTCACGGACCTCGACACCGGCGCGGTCACGCGAGAGACCACCGGGGCCGAGCGCGGACAGACGACGCTTGTTCGTCAGACCCGCGAGCGGGTTGTTCTGGTCCATGAACTGCGACAGCTGCGACGTTCCGAAGAACTCCTTGATCGCGGCGACGACGGGACGCACGTTGATCAGGGTCTGCGGCGTGATCGCCTCGATGTCCTGAGTGGTCATGCGCTCGCGGACGACGCGCTCCATACGGGACAGACCGGTGCGGACCTGGTTCTGGATCAGCTCGCCCACCGCGCGGATCCGACGGTTGCCGAAGTTGTCGATGTCATCGGTCGCGAGGCGGATGTCGGCCTTCTTGCCCGAGCGGATGCCCGAGAAGGTCTCCTCGGTACCGGCGTGCAGACGCACGAGGTACTTGATCGTCGCGACGATGTCCTCGACGGTCAGGACCGACGAGTTCAGCGGCTGGTCGAGACCGAGCTTCTGGTTGATCTTGTAACGACCCACCTTGGCGAGGTCGTAGCGCTTCGGGTTGAAGTAGAAGTTGTCCAGCAGCGCACGGGCGGCCTCGGCGGCGACCTGCTCGCCCGGACGCAGCTTGCGGTAGATGTCGCGGAGCGCATCTTCCTTCGTGACGATGGTGTCCTTCGCGAGCGTCTCCTCGATCGAGGTGTAGCCGGCGAACTCCGCGAGGATCTCCTCGCTGGTCATGCCCAGCGCCTTGAGGAAGACGGTGACGGACTGCTTGCGCTTGCGGTCGACGCGGACGCCGACCTGGTCGCGCTTGTCGATCTCGAACTCGAGCCAGGCACCACGGCTCGGGATGACGCGTGCCGACACGATGTCCTTGTCGGACGTCTTGTCGGGGGTCTTGTCGAAGTAGACACCCGGCGAGCGCACGAGCTGCGACACGACGACGCGCTCGGAGCCGTTGATGATGAACGTGCCCTTGCCCGTCTGGAGCGGGAAGTCGCCCATGAAGACCGTCTGGGTCTTGATCTCACCCGTGAGGTGGTTCATGAACTCGGCCTCGACGTACAGCGGAGCGGCGTAGGTCTTGCCACGCTCCTTGCACTCCTCGATCGAGTACTTCTCCGGCTCGAGGTAGGGGTTCGTGAACGAGAGCTGCATCGTCTCGCCGAGGTCCTCGATCGGAGAGATCTCCTCGAAGATCTCGCCGAGACCGCTGATCTCGTTGACGTCGGTGCGGCCGGCCTTCTTGGCCTCGGCGACGCGAGCCTTCCAGTCGTCGTTACCGACGAGCCAACCGAAGGATTCGGTCTGCAGGGCGAGAAGGTCAGGGACCGTCAGCGTGTCGGAGATCTTGGCGAACGAAAGACGGGAAGCTCCGCGTCCGTTCTTGGTGGTGGTGGATGTGGATGCGTTGCGAGCAGCAGCCAAGGGAATAACCTCCGTGAGCCCCGCAGGGCTTCTCGATTCCTTTGTCGTCAGGTGGAGTGTGCGCTCAAAGACTCAACAGATGCCGACCACCATATGAGGGCAGGGAGAAGCGAGCGCAACTACCAACTATACGCACGATTCGGCGACATGGCAAGCTCAGTCCTTGACCAATGTCGGATGCTGCGGTATTAGCGCCGTCCACGCACGCCGAGACCCACCATCCGCGCCGAGACCCACCCGTGCATGCGTCGGGCGCGATGGGTCTCGACGGGCGGGATGGGTCTCGGCGAACGGGGCGTTCAGGACGCGATGTTCAGCTCGTTCCCGGGGATCGAGGCGAGCAGACGACGCGTGTACGGGTCGCGCGCGTTGGTGAAGATCTCCTCCGACGAGGCCGCTTCGACCAGAGCGCCGTCCTTCATGACGCACACGTAGTCGCTGATCAGCCGCACCACCGCGAGGTCGTGGGAGATGAACAGGTAGCTCAGCCCGTACTCCCGCTGCAGATCACCGAGCAGCGTCAGGATCTGGTCCTGCACCAGCACGTCCAGCGCCGAGACGGGCTCGTCGCACACGATCAGATCCGGCGACAGGGCGAGGGCCCTGGCGATCGCGACCCGCTGACGCTGTCCGCCCGAGAGCTCCGAGGGATAGCGCCGCAGCATCGACTGCGGCAGTGCCACGTCGTCGAGCAGCTTCCGCACGCGGGTGCGCCGCTCGGATCCGCTCCCCCGCCGGTAGAAGTCGAGCGGCTCGGAGATCAGCCGCTCGATCGTGAACATCGGGTTCAGGCTCGAGTACGGGTCCTGGAAGATCGGCTGCACGCGCTGCCGGAAGTCCCGCGTCTCGGCCTTGCTCAGCGACGAGATGTCCTTGCCCTCGAAGCGGATCAGGCCACTGGTCGGCTCGACCACCTTGAGCAGCATCCGCGCCGTCGTCGTCTTGCCCGACCCGGACTCGCCCACGATCGCGACCGTCTCGCCGCGCGGGATCGACAGCGAGACGTCCTTGACCGCCACGAAATCCTCACCGCGTCCGCGCACCGGGTACACCTTGGTGAGGTTCTCGATCTCGACGATGTGATCGGCGGGGGCCGCCGCCTGAGGCTCCGACTCCGCGGCCCGCTCCTCGACGTGGAACGCCTCCGGTCGCAGCCGTGCGGCGGCGACCGACGGTGCGGCCTTCACGAGCGACTGCGTGTACGGATGCTGCGGCGCCTCGAGGATCTGCCGCGCAGAGCCCTGCTCGACCACCTTCCCGCGGTGCATCACGATGACCCGCTCCGCACGCTCGGCGGCGAGACCCAGATCGTGCGTGATGAGCAGCACGGCGGTACCGAGTTCTCGTGTCATCGCCCCGATCTGATCGAGGATCGTCTGCTGCACCGTGACGTCGAGCGCACTCGTCGGCTCGTCCGCGATCAGCAGCCGTGGGCTGCAGGCGAGACCGATCGCGATGAGCGCACGCTGCCGCATGCCGCCGGAGAACTCGTGCGGATACTGCTTCGCACGCCTCTCCGGATCGGGCAGACCTGCCGCGGTGAGAGCCTGCACGACCTTCTCCTGCACGTTCTGCCTGGTGGCGAGCCCGTGTGCGAGCAGGGTCTCGGCGACCTGGGTGCCGATCTTGGCGACCGGGTTCAGGTTCGACATCGGATCCTGCGGCACCAGGCCGATGTCGCGCCCGCGGATCGCACGCAGCTCGTGCTCCGATGCCCGCGTGATCTCGCGACCGTCGAGCCGGATGCTGCCGGAGGCGATGCGACCGCCGCCGGCGAGCAGTCCGATGATCGCCATCGCCGTCGTCGACTTGCCCGAGCCCGACTCCCCCACGATCGCGACGGTCTCCCCCGCGTTGATGTCGAGGTCCACCCCCTCGACCGCGTGCACGACCCCGTCCATGGTGGCGAAGTCGACCGCCAGCCCCTGCACGGACAGCAGCGGTGCGCCGGACGTCTGATTCTCTTTCTTGGCGTTCATCGTGCCCTCGTTCTCGGGTCCATGGCCTCGCGCAGCGCTTCACCGAACAAGGTGAAGCCGAGCGCGGTGACCGCGATGCAGATACCGGGGAGGAACGCCAACCACGGCGCGATCGCCAGCTCCGCCTGCGCGTAGGTGAGCATGCGGCCCCACTCCGCCGTCTCCGGGCGTCCTCCGCCGAGACCGAGGAACGACAGCGCCGCCGCATCGATCACGGCGGTCGCGAGCGTCAGGGTCCCCTGCACGATCACGGGCCCGATCGCGTTCGGCAGCACGTGCGACATCGTGATCGACCCGCGGCCGAGACCGAGGGTCTGGGCGGAGAGCACGTAGTCGCTGGAGCGCTGCTGCAGCATCGATGCCCGCAGCAGTCGCGCGAAGATCGGCACCTGCGAGGCCCCGATCGCGATCATGACCGCGTACGGGGTCTGCCCGAGGATCGCGGCGATCGACACCGCGAGCAGCAGGTTCGGCACCGACAGGATGATGTCGACGATGCGCATGATCAGCGTGTCGACCCAGCCGCCGAAGGTGCCGGCGAGGAGGCCGAGGATCATGCCGCCCACCAGTCCCATGGCGGTCGAGATCACACCGATGAGCAGCGAGGCCTGCGCTCCCCAGATGAGTTTCGACAGCACGTCGCCGCCGAAACGATCGAGACCGAGCGGGAACTCGGGCAGCTCGCCGGGACCGGGGATGTGCGTCGGGGTGATGAACTTCGCCCCGGGCAGCGCGGTCTCCGGATAGGGCGCGATCAGGGGCGCGAGCGCCGCGACCAGCACGAACAGCAGGACGATGCCCGCCCCGATCCAGGCGGTCGGGTTGCGGCGGAGCCGACGGAACACGTCCCGCCAGAAGCCGCCGGGGCCGTCCTTCAGGTCAGCCTGTGCGATGGCGACGGTGTCGATGAGTCCGCCACCCTGGGCGGGAGGAAGGGCGACGCTCATGACGCGACCTCCTGTGGAGCAATGGTGCGAGTCATCATTGGACCCTCACTCTCGGATCGATGAAGCTGTACGACACGTCGACGGCGAGGTTGATCAGGGCGTAGGCGATCGCGATGAAGATGATGAAGCCCTGCAGCACCGGGAAGTCGCGGGTGAAGATCGCCCGCGCGAGGAACGAGC
It encodes the following:
- the rpoB gene encoding DNA-directed RNA polymerase subunit beta, producing the protein MAAARNASTSTTTKNGRGASRLSFAKISDTLTVPDLLALQTESFGWLVGNDDWKARVAEAKKAGRTDVNEISGLGEIFEEISPIEDLGETMQLSFTNPYLEPEKYSIEECKERGKTYAAPLYVEAEFMNHLTGEIKTQTVFMGDFPLQTGKGTFIINGSERVVVSQLVRSPGVYFDKTPDKTSDKDIVSARVIPSRGAWLEFEIDKRDQVGVRVDRKRKQSVTVFLKALGMTSEEILAEFAGYTSIEETLAKDTIVTKEDALRDIYRKLRPGEQVAAEAARALLDNFYFNPKRYDLAKVGRYKINQKLGLDQPLNSSVLTVEDIVATIKYLVRLHAGTEETFSGIRSGKKADIRLATDDIDNFGNRRIRAVGELIQNQVRTGLSRMERVVRERMTTQDIEAITPQTLINVRPVVAAIKEFFGTSQLSQFMDQNNPLAGLTNKRRLSALGPGGLSRDRAGVEVRDVHPSHYGRMCPIETPEGPNIGLIGALATFARINSFGFIETPYRKVEGGVVTEHIDYLTASEEVDFNIAQANAPLDAKGRFIESHVLARPKGGSGEVDMFLPEDIGYIDVSPRQMVSVATSLVPFLEHDDAQRALMGANMQRQAVPLLRSDSPLVGTGMEGYTAIDAGDVLTAEKAGVVTEVSADRVVVMLDEGGTQEYHLRKFDRSNQGTSYNQKVVVNAGERVEVGEVIADGPATENGELALGKNLLVAFMTWEGYNFEDAIILSQDLVKDDTLSSIHIEEYEVDARDTKLGKEEITRDLPNVSPELLKDLDERGIIRIGAEVRPGDILVGKVTPKGETELSAEERLLRAIFNEKSREVRDTSLKVPHGEQGTIIAVKEFNAEDGDDELGSGVNRRVVVYIAQKRKITEGDKLAGRHGNKGVIAKILPIEDMPFLADGTPVDIVLNPLGIPGRMNFGQVLETHLGWIAKQGWKVEGKPEWAARLPEEAFEAAPNTKVATPVFDGASEEEIAGLLNVTTPTRDGVRLIDSTGKTQLFDGRSGEPFPAPISVGYMYILKLHHLVDDKIHARSTGPYSMITQQPLGGKAQFGGQRFGEMEVWALEAYGAAYALQELLTIKSDDILGRVKVYEAIVKGENIQEPGIPESFKVLMKEMQSLCLNVEVLSADGTLVNLRDTDDEAFRAAEELGINISSRFEAASIDEI
- a CDS encoding ABC transporter permease, with the protein product MSVALPPAQGGGLIDTVAIAQADLKDGPGGFWRDVFRRLRRNPTAWIGAGIVLLFVLVAALAPLIAPYPETALPGAKFITPTHIPGPGELPEFPLGLDRFGGDVLSKLIWGAQASLLIGVISTAMGLVGGMILGLLAGTFGGWVDTLIMRIVDIILSVPNLLLAVSIAAILGQTPYAVMIAIGASQVPIFARLLRASMLQQRSSDYVLSAQTLGLGRGSITMSHVLPNAIGPVIVQGTLTLATAVIDAAALSFLGLGGGRPETAEWGRMLTYAQAELAIAPWLAFLPGICIAVTALGFTLFGEALREAMDPRTRAR
- a CDS encoding ABC transporter ATP-binding protein gives rise to the protein MNAKKENQTSGAPLLSVQGLAVDFATMDGVVHAVEGVDLDINAGETVAIVGESGSGKSTTAMAIIGLLAGGGRIASGSIRLDGREITRASEHELRAIRGRDIGLVPQDPMSNLNPVAKIGTQVAETLLAHGLATRQNVQEKVVQALTAAGLPDPERRAKQYPHEFSGGMRQRALIAIGLACSPRLLIADEPTSALDVTVQQTILDQIGAMTRELGTAVLLITHDLGLAAERAERVIVMHRGKVVEQGSARQILEAPQHPYTQSLVKAAPSVAAARLRPEAFHVEERAAESEPQAAAPADHIVEIENLTKVYPVRGRGEDFVAVKDVSLSIPRGETVAIVGESGSGKTTTARMLLKVVEPTSGLIRFEGKDISSLSKAETRDFRQRVQPIFQDPYSSLNPMFTIERLISEPLDFYRRGSGSERRTRVRKLLDDVALPQSMLRRYPSELSGGQRQRVAIARALALSPDLIVCDEPVSALDVLVQDQILTLLGDLQREYGLSYLFISHDLAVVRLISDYVCVMKDGALVEAASSEEIFTNARDPYTRRLLASIPGNELNIAS